One genomic window of Arthrobacter caoxuetaonis includes the following:
- the ureC gene encoding urease subunit alpha yields the protein MAKISRKQYTDLFGPTTGDRVRLADTNLVIEIEKDFNEGHYGDEVVYGGGKTARDGMAADPQATSAEGVLDLVITNAIILDPILGVVKGDIGIRDGKIAGVGKSGNPHTQSGVDPRLVVGPGTELLAGEHFIATAGGIDSHVHYISPEQALAALSNGITTLFGGGTGPTDGTNGVTTTPGVWNLGRMLQSIEGMPVNMGVLGKGNGSLPDALIEQIEGGAAGLKVHEDFGATPAALSMALSVADDYDIQISVHTDSLNEAGYVENTLDAIDGRTIHTFHTEGAGGGHAPDIIKVAGHPNVLPSSTNPTLPYTANSVDELLDMVMVCHHLSHDIPEDVAFADSRVRAETISAETVFHDEGIISMVSSDSQAMGRIGESFMRTFQIAHHCKDQRGKLPEDSADNDNFRVLRYLAKITINPAITQGVSDYIGSLEAGKMADIVLWPIQSFAAKPRLIVKGGLINWALMGDPNASLPTPQPVFYRPMFGAQGKALQSTRATFMSQAAIDTGVPEQLGLESQVFPVHRCRGIGKEHMVRNNATPDITVDPETYDVRYNGTLASIPPAQSLPLTQLFFLA from the coding sequence ATGGCGAAAATTTCGCGTAAACAGTACACGGACCTCTTCGGTCCGACCACCGGCGACCGGGTCCGTCTGGCCGACACCAATCTGGTGATCGAGATCGAGAAGGACTTCAACGAGGGCCATTACGGCGACGAAGTTGTCTACGGCGGCGGCAAGACCGCCCGCGACGGCATGGCCGCCGACCCCCAGGCAACTTCCGCTGAAGGAGTCCTGGACCTGGTCATCACAAACGCCATCATCCTGGACCCGATTCTCGGAGTCGTTAAGGGCGACATCGGCATTCGTGACGGCAAGATCGCCGGGGTCGGCAAATCCGGGAACCCGCATACCCAGAGCGGAGTCGATCCCCGTCTTGTAGTTGGACCAGGCACCGAACTGCTGGCCGGCGAACACTTCATTGCCACCGCCGGCGGCATCGACTCCCATGTGCACTACATCTCCCCCGAGCAGGCCCTTGCGGCCTTGTCCAACGGCATCACCACGCTCTTTGGAGGCGGCACGGGGCCCACCGACGGCACCAACGGCGTCACGACCACTCCCGGTGTATGGAACCTCGGCAGGATGCTCCAGTCGATCGAGGGGATGCCCGTCAACATGGGCGTGCTCGGCAAGGGGAACGGATCGCTGCCGGATGCCCTGATCGAGCAGATCGAGGGCGGTGCGGCGGGACTGAAGGTCCACGAAGACTTCGGTGCGACACCCGCTGCGCTGAGTATGGCGCTTTCCGTGGCTGACGACTACGACATCCAGATCTCGGTGCACACCGACAGCCTCAACGAGGCCGGTTACGTGGAAAACACGCTCGACGCGATCGACGGCCGCACCATCCACACCTTCCACACCGAGGGCGCCGGCGGCGGGCACGCACCGGACATCATCAAGGTGGCCGGCCACCCCAACGTGCTGCCCTCGTCCACGAACCCGACGCTGCCCTACACCGCCAACTCGGTGGACGAGCTCCTCGACATGGTGATGGTCTGCCACCACCTCTCCCACGACATCCCCGAAGACGTTGCCTTCGCCGACTCCCGGGTACGGGCCGAGACGATCTCGGCCGAAACCGTCTTCCACGACGAAGGCATCATCTCGATGGTGTCCTCCGATTCCCAGGCTATGGGGCGGATCGGCGAGTCCTTCATGCGCACCTTCCAGATCGCCCACCACTGCAAGGACCAGCGCGGCAAGCTGCCGGAAGACAGCGCGGACAACGACAACTTCCGGGTGCTGCGCTACCTGGCCAAGATCACCATCAACCCGGCCATCACCCAGGGCGTGTCTGACTACATCGGTTCGCTGGAAGCGGGGAAGATGGCGGACATCGTCCTCTGGCCGATCCAGTCCTTTGCAGCCAAGCCCAGGCTGATCGTCAAGGGCGGGCTGATCAACTGGGCGCTGATGGGAGACCCGAACGCTTCCCTGCCCACCCCGCAGCCGGTGTTCTACCGGCCCATGTTCGGCGCGCAGGGCAAGGCACTTCAGAGCACCCGGGCAACCTTCATGTCCCAGGCCGCCATCGACACGGGCGTGCCGGAACAACTCGGGCTGGAAAGCCAGGTCTTCCCGGTGCACCGCTGCCGCGGCATCGGCAAGGAACACATGGTCCGCAACAATGCCACGCCTGACATCACCGTGGACCCGGAGACCTACGACGTCAGGTACAACGGCACGCTGGCCTCCATACCCCCGGCACAGTCCCTCCCGCTGACCCAGCTGTTCTTCCTGGCTTAG
- a CDS encoding urease subunit beta: protein MMGSPTYDHKQEDIEINAGRPSVTLLVSNTGDRAVQVGSHFHFFETNKALLFERELAYGMHLDLPAGTGVRIEAGDTREVTLTAYAGGRRVIGFNNLVDGGLDAADTKIRAMARMRELGFQDGKPTAKPSANNQGGAAKVGSANEGKN from the coding sequence ATGATGGGCAGCCCCACCTATGACCACAAGCAAGAGGACATTGAGATCAACGCCGGACGGCCAAGCGTCACCCTGCTGGTAAGCAACACCGGCGACCGGGCCGTGCAGGTTGGATCCCACTTCCACTTCTTCGAAACCAACAAGGCTCTCCTGTTCGAGCGCGAACTCGCGTACGGCATGCACCTGGACCTGCCGGCAGGTACCGGAGTGCGTATTGAGGCCGGCGACACCCGGGAGGTGACCCTCACCGCCTATGCCGGCGGTCGGCGGGTGATCGGCTTCAACAACCTCGTCGACGGAGGCCTCGACGCCGCTGACACCAAGATCCGCGCCATGGCACGGATGAGGGAACTCGGGTTCCAGGACGGCAAGCCGACCGCCAAACCCAGCGCGAACAACCAGGGCGGTGCGGCGAAGGTCGGCTCCGCAAACGAGGGGAAGAACTGA
- a CDS encoding urease subunit gamma, producing MNLTPKEIDKLYVYQVADLARKRRDRGTKLNVSEATALICEAILEGARDGRTVAEVMELGKTIVSESQCMDGVRERLPLLQIEATFVDGSKLVSCHDPIGV from the coding sequence ATGAACCTCACGCCCAAGGAAATCGACAAACTGTACGTGTATCAAGTGGCCGATCTGGCCCGCAAACGACGCGATCGGGGAACCAAACTCAACGTCAGCGAGGCCACTGCCCTGATCTGCGAGGCAATCCTGGAAGGGGCCAGGGACGGCCGGACCGTGGCGGAGGTGATGGAGCTCGGCAAAACCATCGTCTCTGAGAGCCAGTGCATGGACGGCGTCCGTGAGCGGCTGCCCCTGCTGCAGATCGAGGCGACCTTCGTCGACGGCAGCAAGCTTGTCTCCTGCCACGATCCCATCGGAGTGTGA
- a CDS encoding OsmC family protein: MATVRSAHTVWNGDLFHGRGEVTLDSSHLGTFDVTWKARAEEADGRTSPEELIAAAHSACFSMAFSNALAEAGKTAERIHTSAEVTFVPGTGITGSHLTVSAVVPGLTAEEFTDIAESAKTGCPVSQALAGITITMEASLEA; this comes from the coding sequence ATGGCTACTGTCCGCTCAGCCCATACCGTCTGGAACGGGGACCTCTTCCATGGAAGAGGTGAAGTCACGCTCGACTCCTCTCATCTCGGTACGTTCGATGTCACCTGGAAGGCACGCGCTGAGGAAGCCGACGGGCGTACCAGCCCGGAAGAACTGATTGCCGCGGCCCACTCCGCCTGCTTCTCCATGGCCTTCAGCAACGCGCTGGCCGAGGCCGGCAAAACCGCTGAACGCATCCACACTTCCGCCGAGGTCACCTTTGTTCCCGGAACCGGGATCACGGGCAGCCACCTTACGGTTTCCGCCGTCGTCCCCGGCCTGACAGCGGAGGAATTCACGGACATCGCAGAATCAGCCAAAACCGGCTGCCCCGTCTCGCAGGCCCTGGCGGGCATCACCATCACCATGGAGGCCTCGCTGGAAGCCTAG
- the sucB gene encoding 2-oxoglutarate dehydrogenase, E2 component, dihydrolipoamide succinyltransferase, which yields MSETVNLPALGESVTEGTVTRWLKQVGDTVAVDEPLLEVSTDKVDTEIPSPVAGVIEEILVAEDETAEVGEALVRIGDGSGASSGSSDAPAAEEEAPAQEEEPAQEAPAEEAAPAQDSGSDDSGSGDSTDVTLPALGESVTEGTVTRWLKSVGDEVAVDEPLLEVSTDKVDTEIPSPVAGKLLEIKVNEDETAEVGSVLAVIGSGSAAPAKAEPKEAEPVAAAPSTERDEPVAEPKKEEAPKQEAPKQEAPKQEAPKAEEPSSEGTYVTPLVRKLANEHGVDLSTVKGTGVAGRIRKQDVLAAAESKKAETPAAPAAAASSEKAAPAKISEESAKLRGTTVKAPRIRQTIARRMVESLDSSAQLTQVHEVDMTRIAALRQQAKAGFKEQNGANLTFLPFIAKAVVEALKQHPKLNASYDSESQEITYHDAEHLAIAVDTEKGLLVPVINDAGDLNIAGLAKRIADVGARTRSGKIGPDELSGGTFTITNIGSVGALFDTPIINQPQVGILGTGAIVKRAVVRTDEDGNDTIAIRSMMYLSLTYDHRLVDGADAGRFLQTLRARLEEGNFEADLGL from the coding sequence ATGTCTGAAACCGTGAACTTACCGGCCCTTGGTGAGAGCGTCACCGAAGGCACCGTTACCCGCTGGCTGAAGCAGGTGGGCGATACCGTCGCCGTCGACGAACCCCTGCTCGAGGTTTCCACCGACAAGGTCGACACTGAAATCCCGTCTCCCGTGGCCGGCGTGATCGAGGAAATCCTCGTCGCCGAAGACGAGACCGCGGAGGTCGGGGAAGCCCTCGTCCGCATCGGTGACGGCTCCGGCGCATCCTCCGGCTCTTCCGACGCACCGGCTGCCGAGGAAGAAGCCCCGGCACAGGAAGAGGAACCTGCACAGGAAGCCCCGGCTGAAGAAGCTGCACCTGCACAGGACTCCGGCTCTGATGATTCCGGCTCGGGTGACAGCACCGACGTGACCCTTCCCGCACTGGGCGAAAGCGTCACCGAAGGCACCGTCACCCGCTGGCTGAAGTCCGTAGGCGACGAGGTTGCCGTGGACGAACCCCTGCTGGAGGTCTCCACCGACAAGGTCGACACCGAGATTCCGTCCCCGGTTGCAGGCAAGCTGCTCGAAATCAAGGTCAACGAGGACGAGACGGCCGAGGTCGGCTCCGTCCTGGCCGTCATCGGTTCGGGTTCCGCTGCTCCGGCCAAGGCCGAGCCCAAGGAAGCGGAACCGGTTGCAGCTGCTCCGTCGACTGAGCGCGACGAGCCTGTCGCCGAGCCGAAGAAGGAAGAAGCCCCCAAGCAGGAAGCCCCCAAGCAGGAAGCTCCCAAGCAGGAGGCTCCCAAGGCAGAGGAGCCCTCTTCCGAGGGAACCTACGTCACCCCGCTGGTCCGTAAGCTGGCCAACGAACACGGCGTTGACCTCTCCACGGTGAAGGGCACCGGTGTGGCAGGCCGCATCCGCAAGCAGGATGTGCTCGCCGCTGCCGAGTCCAAGAAGGCCGAGACTCCTGCAGCCCCGGCTGCAGCTGCTTCGTCCGAGAAGGCCGCACCGGCCAAGATCAGCGAGGAAAGCGCCAAGCTGCGCGGCACCACGGTCAAGGCACCGCGGATCCGCCAGACGATCGCGCGCCGCATGGTGGAGTCCCTGGACTCGTCGGCCCAGCTGACCCAGGTCCACGAAGTCGACATGACGCGCATCGCTGCCCTCCGCCAGCAGGCCAAGGCAGGCTTCAAGGAGCAGAACGGTGCGAACCTCACGTTCCTGCCGTTCATCGCCAAGGCTGTCGTCGAGGCGCTGAAGCAGCACCCGAAGCTCAACGCGTCCTACGACTCCGAGAGCCAGGAAATCACCTACCACGACGCCGAGCACCTGGCCATCGCGGTGGACACCGAAAAGGGTCTGCTGGTTCCCGTCATCAATGACGCCGGCGACCTGAACATCGCCGGCCTGGCCAAGCGCATTGCCGACGTCGGTGCGCGGACCCGCAGCGGGAAGATCGGCCCGGACGAGCTGTCCGGCGGTACCTTCACGATCACCAACATCGGCAGCGTCGGAGCCCTCTTCGACACGCCGATCATCAACCAGCCCCAGGTCGGAATCCTGGGCACGGGCGCAATCGTCAAGCGCGCGGTGGTGCGCACCGATGAGGACGGCAATGACACCATTGCCATCCGTTCGATGATGTACCTCTCCCTCACCTACGATCACCGACTGGTGGACGGCGCCGACGCCGGCCGATTCCTGCAGACGCTGCGGGCACGGCTGGAAGAAGGCAACTTCGAGGCCGATCTGGGTCTCTAG
- the lpdA gene encoding dihydrolipoyl dehydrogenase, which yields MADTATAQEFDILILGGGSGGYAAALRSVELGFSVGLIEKAKLGGTCLHNGCIPTKALLHSAEIAENAKTAAKYGINATFDSVDMDAVNSYKDNIIAGKFRGLQGLIKSKGITVIEGEGRLTSEKTIEVNGETYTGSNIILATGSYSRSLPGLEIGGRVITSDQALTLDYVPKSAVILGGGVIGVEFASVWNSFGVDVTIVEGLPSLVPNEDAAIIKNLERAYKKRGIKFSTGIFFEKVEQNDDGVVVTLADGKTFEAELLLVAVGRGPVTANLGYEEAGLTMDRGFVITNERLHTGVGNVYAVGDIVPGLQLAHRGFQQGIFVAEEIAGLKPVVVEDVNIPKVTYCEPEIASVGLTEAKAKEKLGAENVQVQEYNLAGNGKTSILGSSGLIKMVREKDGPIIGVHMIGGRIGEQIGEAQLIVNWEAYPEDLAGLLHAHPTQNEAIGEAAMALAGKPLHG from the coding sequence GTGGCCGATACGGCAACTGCGCAAGAGTTCGACATCCTGATCCTCGGCGGAGGCAGCGGCGGGTACGCCGCCGCCCTTCGTTCCGTGGAACTGGGTTTTTCCGTTGGCCTGATTGAGAAGGCGAAGCTGGGCGGGACCTGCCTGCACAACGGCTGCATCCCCACCAAAGCACTCCTGCATTCGGCTGAAATCGCCGAAAACGCCAAGACGGCTGCGAAGTACGGCATCAACGCCACGTTCGACTCTGTCGACATGGACGCCGTCAACTCCTACAAGGACAACATCATTGCGGGCAAGTTCCGCGGCCTGCAGGGCCTGATCAAGTCCAAGGGCATCACCGTGATCGAGGGTGAAGGCCGCCTCACCAGCGAGAAGACCATCGAGGTCAACGGCGAGACCTACACCGGTTCCAACATCATCCTTGCTACCGGTTCCTACTCCCGCTCGCTTCCGGGACTGGAAATCGGCGGACGCGTCATCACCTCGGACCAGGCACTGACCCTGGACTACGTTCCCAAGAGCGCCGTCATCCTCGGCGGCGGCGTGATCGGCGTCGAGTTCGCTTCGGTCTGGAACTCCTTCGGCGTGGACGTCACGATCGTTGAGGGCCTGCCCTCGCTGGTCCCCAACGAAGATGCGGCCATCATCAAGAACCTGGAGCGTGCCTACAAGAAGCGCGGGATCAAGTTCAGCACCGGCATCTTCTTCGAGAAGGTGGAGCAGAACGACGACGGCGTCGTCGTCACGCTCGCTGACGGCAAGACCTTCGAAGCCGAGCTGCTCCTCGTCGCCGTTGGCCGCGGGCCCGTCACCGCCAACCTGGGCTACGAAGAAGCCGGCCTGACCATGGACCGCGGCTTCGTCATCACCAATGAGCGGCTGCACACCGGCGTCGGCAACGTCTACGCCGTCGGAGACATCGTTCCCGGCCTGCAGCTGGCCCACCGCGGCTTCCAGCAGGGCATCTTCGTGGCCGAGGAAATTGCCGGCCTGAAGCCTGTCGTCGTCGAAGACGTCAACATCCCCAAGGTCACCTACTGCGAACCCGAAATTGCCTCCGTGGGCCTGACCGAGGCCAAGGCCAAGGAAAAGCTCGGCGCCGAGAACGTCCAGGTCCAGGAATACAACCTGGCCGGCAACGGCAAGACGTCCATCCTGGGCAGCTCCGGCCTGATCAAGATGGTGCGCGAGAAGGACGGCCCCATCATCGGCGTCCACATGATCGGCGGCCGCATCGGCGAGCAGATCGGCGAAGCACAGCTGATCGTGAACTGGGAAGCCTACCCGGAGGACCTCGCCGGCCTGCTCCACGCACACCCCACCCAGAACGAAGCCATCGGTGAGGCCGCCATGGCCCTAGCCGGCAAGCCGCTGCACGGCTAA
- a CDS encoding leucyl aminopeptidase: protein MSKASEPDLQVLSRDVRKVAAQALVVGVGQTPDGPVLVDSPLSPKTSSAVAGSFGLLGVTGAVDQVVRLPGLPELDAEMLVLAGLGPVSAGEPLSTEALRRTAGSAVRQLAGTETVALALPAASVADAAAVAEGALLGAYSFTEHRSSHASKMPAPVSSITVVTAAAGEPALKPALERARVLGRAVNSTRSLVNQPPSHLYPETFAAAAREAARGLPVKVTVWDEKKLEREGFGGILGVGKGSSRPPRLVKLEYSPARAKAKLALVGKGITFDSGGLSLKPAAGMQAMKSDMGGAAVVLNALLAIAELGLPVKVTSWLCLAENMPSGTAQRPSDVMTTYGGRTVEVLNTDAEGRLVMADGLAVASEESPDVLIDVATLTGAQMIALGNRVSAVMGEDGVRDAVKAAADRAGELFWPMPLPEELRASLDSATADIANIGERFGGMMTAAVFLREFVGEVDGVKIPWAHLDIAGPAFNEGKPYGYTPKEGTGVAVRTLVSYAEDVLARTA, encoded by the coding sequence GTGAGCAAAGCCAGTGAGCCGGACCTGCAGGTACTTTCCCGGGATGTGCGCAAGGTTGCGGCACAAGCCCTGGTCGTGGGAGTCGGGCAGACTCCGGACGGCCCGGTGCTCGTTGACAGCCCGCTCTCGCCAAAGACTTCCTCGGCCGTTGCTGGCTCCTTCGGACTGCTGGGCGTGACCGGCGCCGTGGACCAGGTGGTGCGGCTGCCCGGCCTGCCTGAACTCGACGCCGAGATGCTGGTCCTGGCCGGGCTGGGACCAGTTTCCGCCGGCGAACCGCTGAGCACCGAGGCGCTGCGGCGGACGGCCGGTTCGGCCGTGCGCCAGCTCGCCGGCACGGAGACTGTTGCCCTGGCGCTGCCCGCGGCCAGCGTGGCCGATGCAGCAGCCGTTGCCGAAGGCGCCCTGCTGGGCGCATACAGCTTCACTGAACACCGCAGCTCCCACGCCTCAAAGATGCCCGCGCCGGTATCCTCGATTACCGTCGTGACCGCCGCCGCGGGTGAGCCCGCACTGAAGCCGGCTCTGGAACGCGCCCGTGTCCTCGGCCGCGCCGTCAACAGCACCCGTTCGCTGGTCAACCAGCCGCCCAGCCACCTGTACCCGGAAACCTTTGCCGCCGCAGCCCGCGAGGCCGCGCGCGGCCTTCCGGTCAAGGTCACGGTGTGGGACGAAAAGAAGCTTGAACGTGAAGGCTTTGGCGGCATCCTCGGCGTCGGTAAGGGTTCCTCCCGTCCGCCGCGCCTGGTCAAGCTCGAATACTCCCCCGCCCGGGCCAAGGCCAAGCTGGCTCTGGTCGGCAAGGGCATCACCTTTGATTCCGGCGGACTGTCGCTGAAGCCTGCTGCAGGCATGCAGGCCATGAAATCGGACATGGGCGGTGCCGCCGTCGTACTGAACGCCCTTCTTGCCATTGCCGAACTGGGCCTTCCCGTGAAGGTGACTTCTTGGCTGTGCCTCGCCGAAAACATGCCTTCGGGTACTGCCCAGCGCCCGTCCGACGTGATGACTACCTACGGCGGCCGCACGGTCGAAGTCCTGAACACCGACGCCGAAGGCCGTCTCGTCATGGCTGACGGCCTGGCCGTGGCCAGCGAGGAGTCCCCGGACGTTCTCATCGACGTCGCCACGCTGACCGGCGCGCAGATGATCGCCCTGGGCAACCGGGTTTCCGCGGTGATGGGAGAGGACGGCGTCCGCGATGCCGTCAAGGCTGCCGCAGACCGCGCCGGCGAACTTTTCTGGCCGATGCCGCTGCCCGAAGAACTGCGGGCCAGCTTGGATTCGGCGACCGCCGACATCGCGAACATCGGCGAACGCTTCGGCGGCATGATGACGGCGGCAGTCTTCCTTCGCGAATTCGTCGGGGAAGTTGACGGCGTCAAGATTCCGTGGGCGCACCTGGACATTGCCGGGCCCGCGTTCAACGAAGGCAAGCCGTACGGTTACACGCCGAAGGAAGGAACGGGCGTGGCAGTACGCACCCTTGTTTCCTACGCCGAGGACGTGCTGGCCCGCACGGCATAA